From Candidatus Neomarinimicrobiota bacterium, the proteins below share one genomic window:
- a CDS encoding PP2C family protein-serine/threonine phosphatase — protein CILLLLADVSGKGMGAALLMSNVLAAFRILYCAQDFNLLEVTSRVSKELLRVSRSEDFATLFACQLCPKTHRLSYINAGHNPPMMVRRDGNVEQLEASGIPIGAFDISDWAVSSLEFGLGDFLFMFTDGVSEATNTKGEMYEDDRLEHFLINSRHKSPDELTESVLDEINTFMGGAPQSDDITMMILRRDR, from the coding sequence TGCATACTCCTTCTATTGGCGGATGTTTCGGGCAAGGGGATGGGCGCAGCTCTTCTGATGTCGAATGTTCTGGCAGCTTTCAGAATCCTCTATTGTGCTCAGGATTTCAACCTTCTGGAGGTCACCTCGCGGGTTTCAAAAGAGCTTCTCCGGGTGAGCCGTTCGGAAGACTTCGCCACCTTGTTCGCCTGTCAGCTTTGCCCCAAAACTCACCGTCTCAGTTATATAAATGCAGGCCACAACCCGCCTATGATGGTGAGAAGGGATGGAAACGTGGAACAACTCGAGGCGTCTGGCATTCCGATTGGCGCATTTGACATATCCGACTGGGCGGTGAGCAGTCTTGAGTTTGGATTGGGCGACTTTCTTTTCATGTTTACCGACGGAGTGTCTGAGGCGACCAACACCAAAGGTGAGATGTATGAAGACGATAGGTTGGAACATTTTCTTATCAATTCTCGCCACAAGTCCCCAGATGAACTGACCGAATCGGTGCTCGACGAGATCAACACTTTCATGGGGGGCGCCCCCCAGAGTGACGACATCACCATGATGATTTTGCGCAGAGATCGCTGA